The Coccidioides posadasii str. Silveira chromosome 5, complete sequence genome has a segment encoding these proteins:
- a CDS encoding uncharacterized protein (SECRETED:SignalP(1-19)~EggNog:ENOG410PG0S~COG:S~TransMembrane:10 (n6-17c24/25o34-51i99-116o128-145i166-188o208-231i243-264o284-301i306-326o338-355i375-393o)~BUSCO:1350at33183), with translation MSISFSVFILSTSLLLLSAEDSFAFSRPAESATFALFSSGVSLLIFSFVVSPGRTAKDDRTCPDTPFSDFLLNTRSTLPLRSDAAEKLRRLTGAKIRQTGIVIVFAVAALCLRVELYRQLVTRSHCGSISSLTFMPLVLAVYEYFLSKTRSSGHQTFSDKIQKKHFNYISSTVLLAIAGIFTAALKYGRESTFICPSLGHDSGITLSFQLLAVVLEISFALALESLVSCAARGLDGTAWQVSTLWGTVLLAAGVVRAVIEVIILKVSNSPMLPPLSASYVEDTLRQSALIAISCVAASKAVSHATILTLSFVFSLISTYVSLLPYIWIVSSPFPPLDVSKAVLAAFLIHTAGYLYPRSSFSSTSDGKRIPRLNACLRWMILVSLGVFLTLAFSHNNVTAYHPISILISGAKREHEIWIQKASNSMNLKEAVAEYRKRYHQAPPPGFDLWYEYAINRSSPIIDDYDQIYDDLLPFRALSPKHLRELVLLMTSDQWNDVSAVNIRDGKAEAQADIKPTHRWMIEGIALMIEPFAHHLPDMDIAFNLNDECRVAVPWERLHSMQHSAHVQISSPRESLVNTWSENRAQGWVRSEIPGRSSQRLFIDYAFGTTYDPIGRSLCPPTSKARTAYIWDKQTLCTTCARPHSLGQFLRRWELSGDICHQPDLAFMHGFFLSPASLKVSRKLLPIFSQSKVSGFNDILYPSSWNYLDKAKYAPSDEFPDPLYSEKEPTVFWRGTTSEGGSRHGTWKGMVRQRLIHLANNHTSKHVSVLLPAENNGKYAYKTFQGSELLPSLGLNTSIFIAESVARCGRTDCSAQTSELGTVPRTDFQNHWKYRFLFDMDGAGFSGRFLPFLRSRSLPFRTALFRQWLDSRLTPWLHFVPQDLRLHDFYSTLAYFAGARELDENGKTRKTIMKAHEHEGRQIAEEGKKWAEKALRKEDMEIYMFRLLLEWARLTDDRRDELGFSM, from the exons ATGTCCATTTCATTTAG TGTATTTATTCTCAGCACGTCTCTACTGCTGTTGTCCGCTGAGGATTCGTTCGCCTTCA GTCGCCCTGCGGAATCGGCCACGTTCGCGCTCTTCTCTTCCGGGGTTTCTCTCTTGATATTCAGCTTCGTCGTTTCTCCCGGTCGAACGGCTAAAGATGACCGGACGTGTCCCGATACTCCGTTTTCAGACTTTCTCTTGAACACTCGCTCCACGTTACCCTTACGCTCCGACGCGGCGGAAAAGCTACGGAGGCTAACGGGTGCGAAAATACGGCAAACAGGGATTGTAATTGTGTTTGCAGTGGCCGCCTTGTGCTTACGAGTGGAGCTTTATCGCCAATTAGTGACACGTTCTCACTGCGGCTCGATAAGTAGTTTG ACTTTCATGCCTCTCGTGTTGGCCGTATACGAGTATTTCCTCAGCAAAACTCGGTCATCCGGCCACCAGACATTCTCGGACAAGATCCAGAAAAAGCACTTCAACTACATCTCCTCCACGGTCTTGCTAGCAATCGCCGGTATTTTTACCGCAGCCTTGAAGTACGGACGGGAGAGCACCTTTATATGTCCCTCCCTGGGACATGATTCGGGAATAACGCTTTCCTTCCAGCTTCTGGCTGTCGTGCTTGAGATCAGTTTTGCTTTGGCCCTGGAATCGTTGGTTAGTTGCGCCGCTCGCGGTCTAGATGGCACAGCTTGGCAGGTGTCGACGCTCTGGGGAACCGTGTTATTG GCGGCCGGGGTCGTCCGAGCAGTAATCGAAGTCATAATACTTAAAGTATCCAATTCCCCAATGCTCCCGCCCCTGTCGGCATCTTACGTGGAGGATACACTAAGGCAAAGCGCACTGATTGCAATTTCCTGCGTTGCCGCATCCAAGGCT GTTTCCCATGCCACTATTTTAACCttatcttttgttttctCTTTAATTTCCACATATGTATCTCTTCTGCCATATATCTGGATTGTTTCTTCCCCATTCCCCCCGTTGGATGTCTCTAAGGCGGTTCTCGCCGCATTTCTCATACATACTGCTGGATACCTGTATCCCAGGTCAAGTTTTTCTTCCACGTCCGATGGGAAGAGAATCCCCCGACTTAACGCTTGTCTGCGTTGGATGATCCTAGTATCGCTTGGGGTGTTCCTAACTTTAGCGTTTTCACACAATAATGTCACAGCCTATCATCCAATCAGTATCCTCATCTCCGGTGCGAAACGAGAGCATGAAATATGGATACAAAAAGCTAGTAATAGCATGAACCTCAAGGAAGCTGTTGCTGAATATCGAAAACGTTACCACCAGGCTCCGCCTCC AGGCTTTGATTTATGGTATGAATATGCCATAAATCGGTCGTCGCCAATAATTGACGACTACGACCAGATCTACGACGATCTTCTTCCATTCCGGGCCCTCTCGCCGAAGCATCTGAGAGAACTGGTACTCTTGATGACAAGCGACCAATGGAATGACGTATCGGCAGTAAACATCCGAGATGGAAAGGCTGAGGCCCAGGCAGATATAAAACCGACTCACCGGTGGATGATCGAGGGTATCGCTCTGATGATCGAACCATTTGCCCATCATCTCCCGGATATGGACATTGCCTTTAATCTCAATGACGAGTGCCGGGTTGCTGTGCCTTGGGAACGGCTTCACTCGATGCAGCATTCTGCGCATGTCCAGATTTCCTCTCCACGAGAGAGCCTTGTAAATACGTGGTCTGAAAATCGCGCGCAGGGATGGGTCCGTAGTGAAATACCGGGTCGCTCTTCGCAAAGACTTTTTATCGACTATGCCTTTGGGACAACATACGATCCCATTGGTCGCTCCCTGTGCCCACCAACGTCCAAGGCTCGTACAGCATACATATGGGATAAACAAACGCTGTGTACCACATGCGCCCGACCCCATTCTCTCGGCCAATTTCTCCGACGGTGGGAATTATCCGGTGATATCTGCCATCAGCCCGACCTGGCCTTTATGCATGGGTTCTTCTTATCGCCAGCGTCACTCAAGGTTTCGCGGAAGCTTCTTCCTATCTTCAGCCAAAGCAAGGTTTCCGGTTTTAACGATATCCTCTATCCGAGTTCCTGGAATTACCTGGATAAGGCGAAATATGCTCCTTCCGACGAGTTCCCGGATCCTCTGTACTCTGAAAAGGAGCCCACCGTCTTCTGGCGGGGTACCACATCCGAAGGTGGAAGCCGACATGGGACGTGGAAAGGCATGGTTCGGCAGCGTCTCATCCACCTCGCCAACAACCACACTTCTAAGCACGTCTCTGTCCTTCTCCCAGCTGAAAATAATGGGAAATATGCCTACAAAACGTTCCAAGGATCGGAACTACTCCCCTCCCTTGGCCTGAATACGTCCATATTCATCGCCGAATCCGTAGCCCGTTGTGGTAGAACAGATTGCAGTGCACAGACCTCTGAGCTCGGCACCGTTCCTCGCACGGATTTCCAAAACCACTGGAAATACAGATTCCTCTTTGACATGGATGGCGCCGGGTTTAGCGGACGCTTTCTCCCGTTCCTCAGGAGTCGCAGCTTACCATTCCGCACTGCACTGTTCCGTCAGTGGCTGGACTCACGTCTTACGCCGTGGTTGCATTTTGTCCCCCAGGATCTGAGGTTGCATGATTTTTACAGCACGTTGGCATATTTTGCGGGCGCAAGGGAACTTGATGAAAATGGGAAAACGAGGAAGACGATCATGAAAGCACATGAACATGAAGGGAGGCAGATTGCcgaggaagggaaaaaatgGGCGGAAAAAGCTCTCAGGAAAGAGGATATGGAGATATATATGTTTCGTTTGCTGCTGGAATGGGCTAGGCTAACCGATGACCGGAGGGATGAGTTAGGGTTCTCCATGTGA
- the KRE33 gene encoding killer toxin resistant protein (BUSCO:71039at4751~EggNog:ENOG410PGJP~COG:S~BUSCO:867at33183), which yields MPRKAIDSRIPALIRNGVQEKKRSFFVVVGDRAKDVIVHLHYIMSSVDVKQNKSVLWAYKKDLLGFTSHRKKREAKIKKEIKRGIRDPNTEDPFELFVTLNQIRYVYYKETDKILGNTYGMCILQDFEALTPNLLARTIETVEGGGLVVLLLKGMKSLKQLYTLSMDIHSRYRTEAHDDVVARFNERFILSLGSCNSCLVVDDELNVLPISGGKDVKQLPPVDSTADSNSPARKELQSIKDKLADTQPVGSLITLAKTVDQAKALLTFVDAIAEKTLRSTVTLTAARGRGKSAALGVAIAAAIAHGYSNIFITSPSPENLKTLFEFVFKGFDALGYLDHVDYTILQSTNPAFNKAIVRVNVHRQHRQTIQYIQPQDAFALGQAELLVIDEAAAIPLPLVRKLMGPYLVFMASTINGYEGTGRSLSLKLIQQLREQSRGGMKSANDDTDIADRSTGKSVKKSESQNIGGRSLREITLSEPIRYAQGDAVEKWLNKLLCLDATLPRSKMNTQGCPHPSQCELLYVNRDTLFSFHPVSEKFLQQMMALYVASHYKNSPNDLQLMSDAPAHQLFVLVPPVEENASKLPEPLCVIQVALEGQISKQSVLNGLSRGQRAGGDLIPWLVSQQFQDEEFAGLSGARVVRIATNPDYLNMGYGSRALELLVDFYEGKFASLSEDDDLPSDEMVRVTDAELENANLLDDNIHVRDIRSMPPLFGKLSERKPDSLDYVGVSYGLTGPLHKFWKRARFAPVYLRQTPNDLTGEHSCVMLRTLSTGANDTSWLGAYVSDFHKRFLSLLSYQFRDFTSVLSLSIGESANAISKVDPSTKVVPLTKSDLDASFSPFDLKRLDSYANNLLDYHVILDMVPTIASFYFSGRLSPSVNLSGVQQSILLAIGLQRKTFDDVEKELNVAASQLMAMFIKIIRKVSTHFRSLVEGAVAESLPPADVGVAPKDATGVHDDEIIDQRFKPLDVELDQELKEGGQEIDKELREKQRALIDALPLDQYEIDNGAAAWDDAEKQVRASVGKNGNVPTVSVKSSKPAKRKAGETAREIYEKEIGSKERKKIKRGTEGRRK from the exons ATGCCCCGGAAGGCGATAGACTCGCGTATCCCGGCCCTGATCCGAAATGGCGtgcaggagaagaagagaagcttCTTCGTGGTAGTGGGAGATCGCGCCAAAGATGTCATCGTCCACCTCCACTACATAATGTCCAGCGTCGATGTTAAGCAGAACAAATCGGTACTCTGGGCGTACAAGAAGGATCTGTTGGGCTTCACAAGTCACCGGAAGAAGCGCGAAGCCAAGATCAAGAAGGAAATCAAGCGAGGCATCCGTGACCCCAACACCGAAGACCCGTTCGAACTCTTCGTCACCCTGAATCAGATTCGCTATGTTTACTACAAAGAgacagacaagattctcgGAAACACCTACGGCATGTGTATACTACAGGATTTCGAAGCCCTTACGCCCAATCTGCTTGCGCGAACAATCGAGACGGTCGAAGGTGGAGGGCTTGTGGTGTTGCTTTTAAAGGGGATGAAAAGCTTGAAGCAGCTATACACATTGTCAATGGACATCCACTCGAGATACCGAACAGAAGCACACGATGATGTAGTGGCACGGTTCAACGAGCGTTTCATTCTGTCCCTTGGAAGCTGCAATTCATGTCTCGTGGTGGACGATGAGCTCAACGTTCTGCCGATTTCCGGCGGGAAGGACGTCAAACAGCTTCCGCCTGTAGACTCGACGGCGGATTCGAATTCTCCAGCGAGAAAAGAGCTCCAGTCAATAAAAGATAAACTTGCAGACACCCAGCCCGTTGGCTCCCTGATAACCCTAGCCAAGACGGTCGATCAAGCAAAGGCCCTCCTTACATTCGTCGATGCAATCGCGGAGAAAACACTGCGCAGCACGGTCACCCTGACCGCAGCGCGTGGTCGTGGAAAGTCTGCCGCCCTCGGTGTTGCGATTGCGGCAGCCATTGCACATGGCTACAGCAATATATTCATTACCTCACCCAGTCCGGAGAACTTGAAGACTCTCTTCGAATTCGTTTTCAAGGGATTTGACGCATTGGGTTACCTGGACCACGTCGACTACACCATCCTTCAGTCTACAAATCCTGCTTTTAATAAAGCCATTGTGCGTGTTAATGTACATCGACAACATCGGCAGACCATACAATACATCCAACCACAGGATGCCTTTGCCTTGGGTCAAGCTGAATTGCTGGTCATTGACGAGGCTGCAGCTATCCCGCTGCCGCTCGTTAGGAAGTTGATGGGCCCATATCTCGTTTTTATGGCGTCTACTATCAACGGATACGAAGGTACCGGGAGATCCTTGTCTCTCAAGCTCATCCAGCAGCTACGCGAACAATCCAGAGGAGGGATGAAATCCGCCAACGACGATACCGATATTGCAGATCGATCAACTGGGAAGTCGGTgaagaagtcagaaagccAGAACATTGGCGGCAGGTCCCTAAGAGAAATAACCCTATCCGAACCTATCAGATATGCCCAAGGGGATGCCGTTGAGAAATGGCTTAACAAGCTGCTTTGTCTCGATGCAACATTGCCGAGATCCAAGATGAACACGCAAGGCTGCCCGCATCCGTCCCAATGCGAACTGCTTTATGTCAACCGAGATACCCTATTTTCCTTTCATCCCGTTTCTGAAAAGTTTCTTCAGCAGATGATGGCGCTTTACGTAGCCAGCCATTACAAAAACTCGCCTAATGACCTTCAGCTAATGAGTGACGCCCCCGCGCATCAACTCTTTGTCCTTGTTCCACCGGTCGAGGAAAATGCTTCCAAACTCCCAGAGCCTCTCTGTGTTATTCAGGTTGCTCTTGAAGGTcaaataagcaagcaaagcGTGCTCAATGGCCTTAGCCGAGGCCAGAGAGCTGGTGGAGACCTTATTCCATGGCTTGTAAGCCAGCAATTCCAAGACGAAGAATTTGCGGGATTGTCTGGTGCTAGAGTTGTCCGCATAGCCACAAATCCCGATTACCTTAATATGGGATATGGATCTCGCGCCCTCGAGCTACTAGTTGATTTCTACGAAGGCAAATTCGCTAGTTTATCCGAAGATGATGACCTGCCCTCCGACGAGATGGTTAGAGTCACGGATGCTGAATTAGAAAATGCCAACCTCCTGGACGATAATATTCATGTCAGGGATATCCGATCCATGCCACCACTATTTGGAAAACTGTCCGAAAGAAAACCGGATTCACTTGACTACGTTGGTGTCAGCTACGGATTGACTGGGCCTCTTCACAAGTTCTGGAAACGGGCCAGGTTCGCCCCAGTGTACCTCAGACAAACACCAAACGACCTCACCGGGGAGCACTCCTGTGTTATGCTTCGAACGTTATCAACAGGCGCAAACGATACTTCCTGGCTCGGTGCCTATGTCAGCGATTTCCACAAACGCTTTCTATCCCTCCTATCCTATCAGTTCCGCGATTTCACATCCGTCCTCTCCCTCAGCATCGGCGAGTCAGCCAACGCGATCTCTAAAGTCGACCCATCCACCAAAGTCGTTCCTCTTACCAAATCGGACCTAGACGCctctttttcccccttcgACCTCAAGCGACTTGACAGCTATGCAAACAATCTCCTTGATTATCACGTTATTCTCGACATGGTCCCGACCATCGCATCCTTCTACTTCTCTGGCCGACTATCTCCTTCCGTCAATCTCTCCGGTGTCCAACAGTCGATTCTTTTAGCTATTGGTCTGCAGCGTAAGACCTTTGATGATGTCGAGAAGGAATTGAACGTCGCAGCATCCCAACTGATGGCCATGTTCATCAAAATCATCAGAAAAGTATCCACCCACTTCCGCTCACTGGTCGAAGGCGCCGTTGCAGAATCCTTGCCCCCAGCAGATGTTGGCGTGGCTCCAAAGGATGCCACAGGCGTGCATGATGACGAAATTATCGACCAACGATTCAAACCTCTTGACGTGGAACTAGACCAAGAACTCAAAGAAGGTGGTCAAGAAATCGATAAGGAGTTGAGAGAAAAGCAGCGCGCACTTATTGATGCGCTGCCCTTGGATCA ATACGAAATCGACAATGGCGCTGCGGCTTGGGACGATGCGGAAAAACAAGTTCGTGCTTCAGTAGGGAAGAACGGAAACGTTCCTACGGTGAGCGTAAAGTCTTCGAAGCCAGCGAAGCGCAAGGCGGGCGAGACGGCAAGGGAAATATACGAGAAAGAGATTGGCAGTAAGGAGCGGAAGAAAATTAAACGGGGTACAGAAGGAAGACGGAAATGA
- a CDS encoding uncharacterized protein (SECRETED:SignalP(1-22)~EggNog:ENOG410PG1G~COG:O~BUSCO:8663at33183) has product MLKHSSFVVLLTALLGALPASAESLYTKKSPVLQVDATNYDRLIARSNHVSIVEFYAPWCGHCQNLKPAYEKAAKSLEGLAKVAAVNCDDEANKSFCGIMRIQGFPTLRMVIPSDKPGKPKHEDYKGPRTAKGIVDAVVEKIPNRVKRLTDKNIDDWLTNSNETAKAILFTEKGTTSALLRALAIDFHGKIQIGQIRNKETSAVDMFGVTKFPTFVLLPGSDKPSVVYDGELKKKPMLEFLSQVAEPNQDPPPLKKSSPQKPKKPTTTAGDTATDKPTESANDSTDPREPKKFTASERRSQAEEPKVPQLRVLSTTTDLRTTCLSSKTGTCILAIVPVPSDPNLPPSMSALQALNSLSDIERKHALRQARLFPFYVAPDDIEEVPKLRDELGLKSDIVEIIAINGKRGWWRRYDSADGSKYGVVDLEKWVDQVRMGEAEKHKIPEGALLSESKEEPKAEPEVIPEQEPEKEPEQEPEQEPEEEPEAPPQDEPEQKTEKEPEHEPEATPSAIPETEPQQETTESPKEPKTAVHEEL; this is encoded by the exons ATGCTTAAACATAGCTCATTTGTCGTGCTGCTGACTGCGCTCTTGGGAGCTCTTCCTGCGAGTGCAGAGAGCCTGTATACTAAGAAATCTCCAGTTCTCCAGGTCGATGCAACTAACTACGACCGTCTCATTGCTAGATCTAACCATGTTTCT ATCGTAGA ATTCTATGCGCCGTGGTGTGGCCATTGCCAGAACCTCAAACCAGCGTACGAAAAGGCGGCGAAGAGCTTGGAGGGATTGGCTAAAGTTGCCGCTGTTAATTGCGACGATGAGGCGAACAAAAGCTTCTGTGGCATTATGCGTATACAGGGATTCCCTACGCTTAGAATGGTAATTCCTTCCGACAAGCCAGGAAAACCAAAGCACGAAGACTACAAAGGCCCAAGAACCGCGAAAGGTATAGTAGACGCTGTCGTCGAGAAAATTCCAAACCGTGTAAAGCGCCTCACCGACAAGAACATCGATGACTGGTTGACGAACTCAAACGAGACCGCAAAGGCCATTCTCTTCACCGAGAAAGGCACCACCAGTGCACTGTTAAGAGCATTGGCCATTGATTTCCATGGCAAAATTCAAATCGGTCAAATAAGGAACAAGGAGACTTCGGCTGTGGACATGTTTGGCGTCACAAAGTTTCCCACCTTTGTCCTCCTCCCTGGATCGGACAAGCCGTCGGTTGTATATGATggagagttgaagaagaagcccATGCTGGAGTTCCTGAGCCAAGTTGCGGAGCCAAACCAAGATCCACCACCACTGAAAAAATCGAGCCCTCAAAAGCCCAAGAAGCCGACTACTACCGCCGGTGACACCGCTACAGATAAGCCCACCGAGTCTGCCAACGATAGTACAGACCCTCGCGAGCCCAAAAAATTCACCGCTTCAGAGAGACGTTCTCAGGCCGAGGAGCCAAAGGTACCACAACTTCGTGTGTTATCCACAACAACCGATCTCAGAACGACATGTTTGTCCTCCAAGACTGGAACTTGTATTCTTGCTATCGTACCCGTACCTAGCGACCCAAATCTACCTCCATCAATGAGTGCTCTCCAAGCTCTAAACTCTCTTTCGGATATCGAGCGCAAGCATGCTTTGCGTCAGGCGCGCCTCTTCCCTTTTTACGTTGCCCCAGATGACATTGAAGAAGTTCCTAAGCTCCGAGACGAACTGGGCCTCAAGTCTGACATCGTTGAAATAATTGCCATCAACGGAAAGCGAGGATGGTGGCGTCGATACGATTCTGCCGATGGCTCAAAGTATGGCGTTGTTGACTTGGAGAAATGGGTTGATCAAGTTCGGATGGGAGAGGCCGAGAAGCACAAGATTCCTGAGGGAGCTCTTCTAAGCGAGAGCAAGGAGGAACCGAAAGCGGAACCCGAGGTCATCCCTGAACAAGAACCTGAAAAGGAACCTGAGCAAGAACCTGAGCAAGAACCTGAGGAAGAACCTGAGGCACCTCCACAGGATGAGCCAGAACAGAAGACAGAAAAAGAACCCGAGCATGAACCTGAAGCGACACCCTCAGCTATCCCCGAGACGGAACCACAGCAAGAGACTACCGAATCCCCGAAGGAACCGAAGACCGCAGTACATGAAGAGCTGTGA
- the ATP3 gene encoding atp3 gamma subunit of the F1 sector of mitochondrial F1F0 ATP synthase (BUSCO:384156at4751~EggNog:ENOG410PH2F~COG:C~BUSCO:10927at33183) produces the protein MLSRAARPALKAGNAVLARSAPANAANFATLREIEGRLKSIKNIEKITNTMKIVASTRLTKAQRAMSVSRAYGQTSETVFENAETKPLENKKTLFVVASSDKGLCGGIHSGLSKATRRMIEAQPDADIVVLGEKSKGQLGRTNDKNIVMSFSGVGKDIPTFADAQAIADQISLLPTDYASIKIVYNKFLNAQSYEPVTVEAFSEEAIIQSPNVVAFEVDNEVLANLREYALANSLYWALAEGHACEISARRNAMDNASKNAGDMISRFQILYNRQRQAAITGELVEIITGATASEEM, from the exons ATGCTCTCGAGAGCTGCCCGCCCGGCCCTCAAGGCCGGCAATGCAGTCCTTGCTCG GTCTGCGCCTGCCAATGCCGCCAACTTCGCTACCCTCCGTGAAATCGAGGGCCGCTTGAAGTCCATCAAGAACATCGAGAAAATCACCAACACCATGAAGATCGTTGCTTCCACCCGTCTTACCAAAGCCCAGAGAGCCATGAGCGTCTCCCGTGCCTATGGTCAAACCTCAGAGACCGTCTTCGAAAATGCCGAGACCAAGCCACTTGAGAACAAGAAGACCCTCTTCGTCGTCGCCAGCTCCGATAAGGGTCTCTGTGGCGGCATCCACTCCGGCCTCAGCAAGGCTACTCGAAGGATGATAGAAGCGCAACCTGACGCCGATATCGTTGTTCTCGGCGAAAAGTCCAAGGGTCAACTCGGCAGAACCAATGACAAGAACATCGTCATGAGTTTCTCTGGCGTTGGAAAGGACATCCCCACTTTCGCCGACGCCCAGGCCATTGCCGACCAGATCTCTCTCTTGCCAACGGACTACGCCAGCATCAAAATTGTCTACAATAAGTTCCTCAACGCCCAAAGCTATGAGCCCGTTACCGTTGAAGCTTTCTCCGAAGAGGCTATCATTCAATCCC CCAATGTCGTTGCTTTCGAGGTTGACAACGAGGTTCTTGCAAACCTTCGAGAATACGCCCTCGCCAACAGCTTGTACTGGGCCTTGGCTGAAGGACACGCTTGCGAAATTTCC GCTCGTCGCAATGCTATGGAT AACGCTTCCAAGAACGCTGGTGACATGATTAGCCG ATTCCAGATCCTTTACAACAGACAGCGTCAAGCCGCTATTACTGGCGAATTGGTTGAGATTATTACTGGTGCCACTGCCAGTGAGGAAATGTAA